A region of the Methylomagnum ishizawai genome:
GGTCATTCTTCGGCCATAGATAACCAGAATCTATGGGTTCACATCCTGATTCACAGATAGGCCATCTGATGATGGTTGAGACGTTTGCCATGCCGGATTTCAGCATGAGTTTGTGAATCTACGTAACAATTGGGTTTTTAATAATGTCTGATGTCTTGACCCTGGTCGCCGCCGGGCAATTGCTGGCCGGGTTGGTGGGCGTTCTCCTGCCGGACCGGGTGCGCCTATGAGGTTCGCCGAGTTCGCCCAGGCCGACGCGGACGAACGGGCCGAGGTCGCCAGCGAGAGCGACCGCCCGGCCTATCACGCCGCCGAATCCACCCTGATCGCCCTGGCGAGCCGCTATGAGCCCGCCCACGATCCCCAGGATCGTGATGCCGAGGGCAACATCATCTGCGCCGAATGCGGCGACCTCATCAGTCCGGCCCGGCTCGCGGCCCTGCCTCACACCATCCGCTGCTATGCCTGCCAACGGGAAGAGGAGCGGGTCGAGGCGCGGTTACAGCGCGAATACGGGGGGTGGTGATGGATATCGATTATCAAGCGGCAGGGTTTTGGTTGTCCGCCGCCGCCTTCGTCCTGTCCTGCATCGCCTCGGTCAGCGCGGCGGTCATCTGGTTCGGCAACCGCAACCGAGTGACCCAAGTTGCGATAGATCGGGTCGAGACCAAGGCTGACAAGCTACACGCCAAACAGGAAGGGCGACTGATCCGGCTTGAGGAAGCATCGCGGCATGTGCTGGGTCGGAAAGATTTGGAGGAGGCGCTAAAACCTCTATACGACATCGTGCGTGACACCCAGCAACGAGAGGCGGGGCTATCCGTCGAGTTGGCCGCGCTCCGGGACGGTATTCGTGAGGACTTGAAGGTGGTCCGCTCGGACCTGCGGGCGATGACGGACAAGATTCTTGATCGAGGATTGAATAAATGAGCCTTAAATCCGATTTGAACGAAGCGTTAATCGCCCTTCGGCGGCTGAAAATCCTGGAAGCACTGAAAGATGCGGCGGGCTACATCCGGGACGAAGTGGTGATCCAGAACCAGCTCGCCCTGGTGGGCTATCCGGTATCGGTCGCCGACCTCCGCGACGACCTCCGCCACCTCCGGGACCGCGATTGCATCCGGCTGGACACCCCGTCCGGCGTCTGGCTGGCGACCCTGACCCGTACCGGCGGCGACGTGGCCGACGGGCGCGGCTCGGTCGATGGCGTGGCGAGGCCGGGGCCGGGGGTTTGAGATGTGGCGTGATTTCTTCGATACCGGAACATATTGGCCCGCCGCGATTATCGTTTTGCTGGTCGGTGCGGTGCTTGGCGGGATTATTGTGGCGGTGCTGATCTGATGCCCCGGCCCACCCTGAAAACGCCCGGCCCGCTGCCGCTCGGCGCGAAATCCCAGACCCATCTGGAAGAGCTTGGCCGCGAGGCGGGGCGCATTCTGGCCATGCCCGATTTTTATGACCGCCAGCAAGCCGTGCGGGGGCGTCCTCGTGATGAGGCCGCCTTGTTGCGTGCCCTGGTCGCCCGTAAGCAGAAGGAGGGCCATTGATGCCACCCCGCTCGATCATCGAAACCCTGTCGCCCGAAGTCCGCGATGCACTAAACGCCAAGCTGGTGGGATCGGCATTCGGCGACCTGGACGGCATGGTGACTTGGCTGGCCGGCCAGGGTATTACGGTTTCCCGCTCCACCATCGGCGCATATAGCCAGAAGCTGAAAACCACGATGGAGCGGGCCATATCCCGCGCCCGCGAGCGCGTTGAGGTCGCCCGCGCCCTGGGGCCGATGTCCGACGGCGACAAGGCGGCGCTGCTTGAATCGACCGAAATGGTCTTGCTCGACCAGCTCATGGAGATCATGGAGTCGTGGGAGGACGTGAAGCCCGAGAATCGGCCTAAGGCGCTGGCCGGGTTGATCCGGGCCGCGAGCGACCTGGGCGGCTCGGCGCGGGGCACCGCGAAGTGGCGGAAGGAGTTCGAAGAGGGAATCCGGGCGGAAGAGCGGGCCAAGGCGGCGGAAACGGCGGTGGCCATCGCCAAAAAGGGCGGTATGTCGAAGGACACCGCCGAGGCCATCCGTCGGGAAATCCTGGGGATCGCGGCATGAGCGCGGCCCCGGCCAGCCTCCTGCCGTACCAACTGCGCTGGATCGACGATCCCAGCCCGTTCAAGGTCGCCGAGAAAAGCCGCCGCACCGGCCTAACCTGGGCCGAAGCCTCCGACGATGTGATTATCGCCGCCCTCGCCAAATCCGAAGGCGGCATGAACGTGTACTACATCGGCACCGACAAGGAAATGACCGAGGAGTACATCGACGCCTGCGCGATGTGGGCCAAGGCGTTCAACCACTACGCGACCGCGAGGGAGGATGGCTTCTGGGACGAGGCCGAAGAGGAGGAAGACAAGCACATCAAGACCTTCCGCATCCGCTTCCCCGAATCCGGCCACAGCATCCTGGCGCTGGCGTCCCGGCCCCGCAAGCTGCGCGGTCGGCAAGGCGTCCTGGTGGGCGACGAGGCGGCGTTCCAGGACGATTTGCCGGGCCTCCTGAAGGCGGCGATGGCGTTCCTGATCTGGGGCGGCAAGGTCCGCCTCATCAGCACCCATTTCGGCGAGGCCAACGATTTCAATCAAACCCTCCTAGACATCCGGGCGGGTACCCGCAAGGGTAGCATTCACACCATCGAATTCCGCAAAGCGGTGGCCGAAGGACTGTATAAGCGGATTTGCCTGCGGATGGGCAAGGCATGGACGCAGGAAGCCGAGGACGCCTGGGTGGAGGACACCTATGCGTTCTATGGCACCGACGCCCCGGAGGAACTGGACTGCATCCCCAGTCAGGGCGGCGGGCTGTATCTGCCCCGGCCCTTGATAATGCAGTGCATGGCCGAGGGCATCCCCATCCTGGCCTGGGCGCAGCCCGATGATTTCGTGCTCGACCCGGAACGCCTGGACATCACGCGCCAATGGATCGCCGATACCCTCAAACCCATTCTGGACAACCTGCCGGGGCGGCGTAGCGTCTACGGCCAGGACTTCGCGAGGGATGGCGACCTCTCCGTGATCTGGGTTTTGCAGGAGGATGGGGCGCGTTGGCGGATGGCCTTCGCGGTCGAGCTGCGCAACATGCCGTTCGATGTTCAGGCGGAAATCCGCGATGCCATCCTGGACCGCCTGCCCCTGCTCCATTTCGCCAACTTCGACGCCAGGGGCAACGGCCAAAGCC
Encoded here:
- a CDS encoding TraR/DksA C4-type zinc finger protein, which codes for MRFAEFAQADADERAEVASESDRPAYHAAESTLIALASRYEPAHDPQDRDAEGNIICAECGDLISPARLAALPHTIRCYACQREEERVEARLQREYGGW
- a CDS encoding phage protein Gp27 family protein yields the protein MPPRSIIETLSPEVRDALNAKLVGSAFGDLDGMVTWLAGQGITVSRSTIGAYSQKLKTTMERAISRARERVEVARALGPMSDGDKAALLESTEMVLLDQLMEIMESWEDVKPENRPKALAGLIRAASDLGGSARGTAKWRKEFEEGIRAEERAKAAETAVAIAKKGGMSKDTAEAIRREILGIAA